The proteins below are encoded in one region of Rhinoderma darwinii isolate aRhiDar2 unplaced genomic scaffold, aRhiDar2.hap1 Scaffold_990, whole genome shotgun sequence:
- the LOC142734921 gene encoding uncharacterized protein LOC142734921: protein MGSLDLNLKQQPLSGPQSVTGQRRVKLDVDCDLDSTVQDGYRMAAGSRSLEDIYRQQESAFGLRPFITYPSTTEERDLQRLIYCTKFLPSPIFKMERLMPTNREAQRKYLPWPWDEEEPKPTSSHLCEDLKEEEVKKEEGEAEEREEEQVQEDHEEEDHEEEDKEEEDNEVEDMEEEDKEEEDNEVEDMEVDEKSDNEDEEEENVVEEKEEDEEKEEEEEEKTVKDAMRRIQCRTGRRKKIRQHSFLHDMMKNIRGKRNIIWTILLRPMRR from the exons ATGGGATCGCTGGATTTGAATTTGAAACAACAACCGCTCAGTGGTCCTCAGTCTGTTACAGGACAACGACGAGTGAAGTTGGACGTCG ATTGTGATTTGGATTCTACAGTTCAGGACGGGTACAGGATGGCAGCGGGCAGCAgatctctggag gacatctatcggcagcaggaatccgcttttggacttagacccttcataa cttaccccagcaccacggaggagagagatctacagcgcctgatctactgcacgaaattcttaccatccccaatcttcaagatggag cgcctcatgccaacgaaccgcgaagctcaacggaaatatctgccatggccgtgggatgaagaagagcccaaacctacatcaagccatctgtgtgaggatctgaaggaagaggaggtcaagaaggaggaaggagaggcagaagagcgcgaggaggaacaagtgcaagaagaccatgaggaggaagaccacgaggaggaagacaaggaggaggaagacaatgaagtggaagacatggaggaggaagacaaggaagaggaagacaatgaagtggaagacatggaggttgatgagaaatcagacaacgaggatgaagaagaagagaatgtggttgaagagaaagaggaggatgaagagaaagaggaggaggaggaagagaaaacggttaaagatgcgatgagaagaattcagtgtcggacaggaagaagaaagaaaatccgccagcattccttcctccatgatatgatgaagaacatcagagggaagaggaacatcatctggaccatcctcctcagaccaatgagaagatga